aaatttatttatgaaatttcacTGATTATAATATTACTCGTATTATAGCTTTGTGAGGTAAATGAGAATTAAATTACTCCACTTACTATGATCTTAAGTAAGACATTGTACCAATTCAAGAAATGGAATCTccaaattaaattgattatatttaaAACATGAGTTATATAATTGTCTTATTCAATGATTTGTTTGTCTTTGATTATTAATAGTAAAGTAAAGCAAgtgatatttgtataatatcaaattattcaaaaaatgactcaaatatgtgtgtgtatatcaCCAAGAGAAGATCAATTATGTCCcttttcttgtttaattgtgattATTTTAAGCAACATTATTGGGAACAGAATATTTGATGCTTTAGGATGACGTGGAATTTCCAAACAAGAGCAAAAATaccacataaaataattaacgaTATCAATATCGATTCGATCTGACCtatgacataatttttaattttcaaaaatcatggGAAATTAAAGTCAAATAAACAATTAGCAACCCTAACTAATCTATCTTGAAGAACCACCTTAAACCATCTTATTCTTCCTTTTTGGGATATTATGATATATGAAATCGAGTTTTGAAGAAATTATGTCCGATATTATGATGTATGAAATCgagttttgaagaaaatatgtccaatataaaaataacaaacatgattttattaaaatattgtccaatataaatattatttagaaattataattatttcgAAACATTTCCGATATAAACATAAACATTGTTTTGCATAATAGATATTgtccaaatataaatataataagcattatatttatgttgatatgcCTACTTTCACGTatagtaaatataaaaattatatttatatgatatagCTATAATCGTATAATTGTGATTCATACCAAACTTTATGTTTTCTATGACTATTTAATCTTCATATTTcagtatacatacatacatatatatatatatatatgtatgggtctatttgtatattttgatatacaaaTGGGTCctgtatttgtaaatttttggtataCAAATAGGTCCTGCATTTGTATGTTTCGGTACACAAATGGGTTCTGCatttgtatatttatgtataaaaatggtaatgcatttgtatattttggtatacaaATGGGTCCTGCATTTATATATTTCGATATACAAATAGATTCTGCATTTGTATACGTCGATATACAAATGGGTCTTGCATTTGTATATttcaatatacaaataaaatgacaaaaaacatgaaatgtttattgtgaattacaaataaaaaactatatatcTATAACatgaaatgacaaaaaaatatgaaatgtttattgtgaattacaaataaaaaactatatatctataacatttaatttgaatttacagtttattattttataccaTTCTCTCgtaataaagtaataattatGCTCAACTTGTAGGGTTCTCGTAATATTGATTAAGATATTATGCTCAATTTTTAAGGTGGGTGTTCCATTTATTCTCCTTAAttaaatagtttttattttcctttcctCCTTTTGATTTGACtcaatattatttatcaaagtaatgtaaacctttttttttcctcatGCCATTCTAGAAAGGATAACTTACGTTTCATACATAGTTAATCTctgaaatttattaaaatattctatttggatttttgaaagaaattctagTCTAATCAAAAcatcttttaacttttaatgaagtgtttgattaattttcatttgtttatttgataattaagttcatcaatttttaattaagtgTTTGGATAATTTTCATTGGTCTAGTTGATAATTAAGTTcaccaaataaaatatatcatctCCTTTAATTGAATGAATTTATGATTCAACACAAGAACACCAAAGTCAATAATGTCATAGTATAAATATCTAAGAGGGCTACGatataatttcatattcattttgcttcaatttttcttttctttctctctaaCAACTTTTTGATATATAGCctttgtattaaattttgatacgCACCTGAATCGATGATGTAGGAATATTgtccaaattttttaaaatattatgtatgcatgtaatttaaaatatattatttttaaaggatCTGACACGAGTTGATTGTATTCATATATCGTAATACATATATCGATTAAAGTTCGTATAAAAGTTGTGGCATACTTCAAATTAACGTAcatggtattttttttttaattatattggtATGCAAATCAACTTATGCGTgcaaattacattatatatttactaggaattaattaaattatcatattaattaatttttaaattttttttatgtttgtaagTTTTTGGTGTTCTGgctttattttgaattatgagatattttatataaaagaataaaaattagtGATGGCTCTATTGGGCTTGATGTATCCTGGCCTACATAACAGGTCGGTTTAACCCGTCAAATTTCAAAGTACATGTATCAACTAATTCATATGGATAATTCTATTTGTGGCATTGTAGTTTAAAGAAGggcaactttcatatataacatacaaaaaattcatatttgtatgctatagtaaactttgcataattgcgctccatagcaaacataaaactgtataatttgctatacatatacaattgtataattcgatggtctaaattatataattcgctggcctaaattgtataatttgctggtctatttcgctgcaattgtataatttattttgcatacagttgaatcaaattaaaatgtatgtatattgcataattataaatgtatagcaagaagatatatgtttttctcgctttatacaaaaacagaaacacaatatacacacttctgttgtataaagctagagaaaattgtatttcactgcaattgtataattcgcaattgtataattcattggcctttttctctgcaatatttgaagtaaaatgtttgtaaattgtataattaagtgtataacacgaagatatacatttttgcatgtgtatatacaattttctcgcgctttatacaaaacagaaatagaattatacacttctgtgtataaagcgagagaggcgagcgagagtggagagtggcaagcgagatttttgggagaaaGACggtggcaaattttagctaatgtttgctatgaagcacaattaaatcaaaccctagctattccatttaatttaggttattagtttgctattatatataatttcccatttaaaaaatactcaaaagtacaaaaagaaaaaagttaaaaactaaTTGTTTCTTCAAACATGAATTTGAAGTGATTAAACTTAAAACAGTTTCTCAAAAACCTGGCTATGTTTTAAAGGGTGCCAATCACATATGCACTACCATTTGGAAATGGAAAACAGCCTAATTTTGGAGTGatacccaaaaaataaaaacactcaCGAAACGATGATAGTTTAGTTAGATAAATAAAACATCATATAGTTGAGATATGATACTCGCAAAAAGAAAATGACACTTTAGGTTATtaaatagaataataaatagTTTAGGTAACAAACCTGTGTCAAAGTGATATTTTATATacgtaaataaaaaaataaatagttgaaGTATGAAATTCGCAAAAAGGTGATATTttagataggtaattaaattgaataatgGATAATTGAGatatgaaaatcatgaaaaaagtgataatttaaatatataaatttaaaaaatgaaaaaactcgtaaaaatatgatatttcaaACAAATAATTGAATAGAATAATGAATAGTTATGATATGGAACTTGCGATATAGTGGTAATATAGATATGTTATTTTTACTCCCACTTTTCAATAtccaaaatctctctctctctatatatatatatatattatttttagaattaaaataattttcaaatgtCATGTACCAAAATGAAGTAAGCTAATATTACAAGTACTTTTACTGTTATGGTAAATGGTTGAGGCACTTTCTCATGTTACGTAATGCACATCGTACGTACACATTTAATCATGCATCAAAAGAAGTTAAATCCCAATTTTTAGTTTCCAATTCATTTGTTTAATAATTCACTGACGTCGCAACAGTGTCGGAATcataatttcaataaaaaattaaaaatatatataaaaaatagatattcaaaaaatttaaaggagatttcttatataaatagtataattttgcATGGTAGTATTTTTAGATCTTtacatatgaaaataagaaCTTGTTATGACATTATGCTTGTCGCATGTGTCGGGAGGGACATTATTGAGTAATATTAACATCCTGCGTATGCCAAGGCCCACGATCGAGTCGTGATCAAACATGACAGTAACTTGGTGAATTTAGTTAAGAAATAATGTTGTGTTTTTACTATCAGCTATAACTTATATCATGATGATAAAAACTTGATTCTAACAGAAATCGATACAAAATTATTAACAAATTTGTAAAAGGACTAATCGTTTATATAATAGTTTAGTAAGTGTATTGTATAGCTCAAATTTTAATGGTATAAATACTAAAAAGGCACAACttttacttaatcaagtaaagtTGCTTTCTCTTTACGTAtgcttttttgaaatattatttagttttataCAAAAAGGCTATCAATTTAAAAGAATGGATTAGTCTGGCCCATAACTTTTTGCTATTTACATTTCCTCCCCTTTAACTTTTTTGCATGTCATATAAGaattaaaacatattcataaagtaaaacataatataaaaataaagaagtcaATTTTCCCCCCCATAAATACTCTTTGAAGTAACCATATCTCAAACTCTCTATTCATAGCTATAGAGAGAAAAATGGCTAAAATCTTCCATTTACTTCTCATTTTCATGTacattttcatttctttcttctttcctcTAATTTACTCTGATTCATCAGTTGATGGTTTTATTTACGGTGGTTgctcacaaataaaatattcagcCGATTCACCTTATGGGTCGAATCTCAACTCACTACTCACTTCCTTAGTCAACTCAGCAACTTACTCATCTTACAACAAGTATAGTATAGTGGGGTCCACGCAACAAGACATGATCAACGGTATATATCAATGCCGAGGTGATTTGTCCATGCCTGATTGCGCCACATGTCTAGCACGCTCGGTGAGTCAACTCACCGAGCTGTGCCCACAGACATGTGGCGGAGTTCTACAATTACAAGGGTGTTTCGTGAAGTACGATAACTTTTCCTTTTTGGGCTTAGAGGATAAAAATGTGGTGATGAAGAAATGTGGGCCTTCTAATGGGTTTGATTTAGATGAAATGGGCCGAAGGGATGCTGTTTTGGGAGGTTTAATGGGCGGTAATGGGCTTTATCGGGTTGGCGGGTCGGAGGATGTTCAAGGTATGGCCCAATGTGTGGGTGATTTGAGTATGGCCCAATGTCAAGATTGTTTATCCGAGGCGATCGGACGGTTGAAAAGAGAgtgtggtggtggtgtttatgGTGATATGTTTTTGGGAAAATGTTATGCTAGGTATACAACTAAGGGAGGTCATCTCTATGCTAAACCTAATCATCATGGTAAGtacatttttgaaaatattatttttaggttAAATTATGTCTCGACGATGTAAAGAATTATCAGCTTCTAGTATTTATCGGAGGTGATCGGACGGTTGAAAAAAAGagtgtggtggtggtggtggtgtttaggGTGATATGTTTTTGGGAAAATGTTATGCTAGGTATACATTATACAAGTAAGGGAGCCCATCTTTATGCTAAATCTAATCAATCATGATAAGTACATTATATTATGACTTTTAGGTTAAGTTGCATTTCGTTGATGTAAAGAATTTATCAGCTTTCAGTGTTCACATTAAATCCGTAAATAAAAGATGCGTGTCTTTCATACATACAAATTTCCATATCAATTAACTAACCATAGTCGAGTAATTATGCATTTTCACTTTAATAAACATTGAGAACTGATCTATGTTAATTTGTTATATGAGTGTACGTTGAGtggaatattcatatttttttttgtatttttacctCTTCTAAGACCTAATAATTCCGATTCTCATCGAGATGATTATCTTTGGAATAAAGTGTTTCATTTCAAAGCTTAAATCTGATATATTTAGTTAAAGATTCGGATGAGTATATGTTAACCACTCCAACACAAACTTTGGTGGTAGGAATATTCACATTTTTTGCTATATAGGAACATTCACATTtattctcatatatatatatatatatatatatatatatatatatatgtatgtatatatatatatagtttaaggttcataatatgaattatattttaatctctctaattaatttaattattagcAGATTCCCATAGTGAAAGTGAGAAGACATTTGCACTTATCATTGGATTATTAGCTGGGGTTGCTATTCTCATCATTTTCTTAACTTTCATGAGAAGAATATGTGGAAGAAatggtaaatttaattactttctTACCctcatttttatatctttttttttcacttactaataaaattgtaaataattgttttttttgcaggtaaataataaattgtaaatgAATTCTACAAATTTGATATGCTTTTGCTGGCCTTTTACTTCATGGTTTACATCAACTTgtccttctcttttctttttatgtatttttagtctttttaggaagagatttattttatattatttttcattgaaaAGGAGATTTCCAAGTGAAGATGAGCTTTTAGCAATGtgtaatatcaaaaaataaaatgaaaaaatgaaaaagaaaataaaagtaaaagccTAAGATTCCACTCTTCACTTTGATGTAAAGAAATTTGCTTTTGCTTTTTGTGAATGTTGTTCTAATTGGATATAAAACATATGTGAATGTTGCATTTTGTTATTTAAGCACTTACTTTGTTCCTTTTTAACCGTGGCtcgaaaaataataattgtttttaacTATATCTttgatgttaaaaaaaatatcgtgAAAAGGAGCTAAAACGCATAAAATGAGGAGGAAGTAATAATATGAGCAATGACGGATCCTAGATTTTTCATTAAGAGAgtttgagaaaataaatgtaGTGCTTAAAATTTGATTCTGGAAGGAGAATTATGAACTCCTCAACCACTAAACTACGCTCTAATGATTAGAGTCTAATCTTACATTCAAAAGGTTCAAAAtcaatatacaaacataaatatttttaaaaacactttatatatatatatatagagagagggAGTGTAATTTTTTACCAAAGAAATTCGAATAAACCCCTTGGATACCTCTAGCTTCGCCCCTGAACATGAGGTAGGTTTCCTTGTCATCAACTAGcttaaattaattcttttacttattttctaaaaaaaaataattgactttGTTTGGGACAAATTTAAAAGGTAACTTTTGCATTTTCCCAAaactttattttgatatattaccAATTACTTACTTTTAAGTCCATTCATCCCAATGTATGTATAAATTTGCATAAATGAGCCTTCTAAAAGGAACATAATGTGGCTTGAATTTCTCcaataatattactattacCCTACTTTGGAAGTGCTAAAAATGTATAGCAAACTAAAGAGGTCATCTTATTTGTCTCCAATAAAATATTGGaccacaaaaattataaaatctagACAAGTTcgaattaatcaaaaaaaatatagttgatTATTTAACgggcaaaatattttttattctggCTAAATAATAATCTACTTTATGattgtaattatattttcatctaCTAGTAAATAACACATACGATGATTGATAATATTAGTGGACGACATGTTAGTATCTTTTGAATAAAGTGAtttaatattcttttatcaTGTCACATATAAAGGTGAAGGGAATATAATGAATCACTCTTGTATATTCTCCCTTTAATTGTATGCATGTTCATGAAACTTTTTTCCAAAACTTATAGACCAAGAATTAAATCATGAAATTAATGGCAAAAACAAAATGCATACATATATAGAAATGGCTTTTACATCAATCATGTATAGGTAGAAAAAAAGTCATCATTTTTATTCTTGGACAAATTCAGCAAGCATTCAAAGGCGCactgaagtttttttttttaaaaaaagacactACGAACATGTTAG
The DNA window shown above is from Solanum lycopersicum chromosome 11, SLM_r2.1 and carries:
- the LOC101253646 gene encoding plasmodesmata-located protein 7, with amino-acid sequence MAKIFHLLLIFMYIFISFFFPLIYSDSSVDGFIYGGCSQIKYSADSPYGSNLNSLLTSLVNSATYSSYNKYSIVGSTQQDMINGIYQCRGDLSMPDCATCLARSVSQLTELCPQTCGGVLQLQGCFVKYDNFSFLGLEDKNVVMKKCGPSNGFDLDEMGRRDAVLGGLMGGNGLYRVGGSEDVQGMAQCVGDLSMAQCQDCLSEAIGRLKRECGGGVYGDMFLGKCYARYTTKGGHLYAKPNHHDSHSESEKTFALIIGLLAGVAILIIFLTFMRRICGRNGK